AACAGGATATGTGACAAAATTGGAAGAAGTATCTCTTGGTAAGGATACCATGACTGGTCACTGGGAAATCATGGGACTCAACATTACCGAGCCTTTTGATACTTTCTGGAACGGATTCCCAGAAGAAATCTTGACAAAAATCGAAGAATTTTCAGGACGTAAGGTCATTCGTGAAGCCAATAAACCTTACTCAGGAACAGCTGTTATCGATGATTTTGGACCACGTCAGATGGAAACTGGGGAGTTGATTATCTATACTTCAGCTGATCCTGTTTTGCAAATTGCTGCCCACGAAGACATTATTCCTTTAGATGAATTGTACCGTATTTGTGAATACGCTCGTTCGATTACCCTTGAGCGCCCTGCTCTTCTAGGTCGTATCATTGCTCGTCCTTATGTGGGTGAGCCAGGTAACTTCACTCGTACAGCAAATCGTCGTGACTTGGCAGTATCTCCATTTGCACCGACTGTTTTGGATAAATTGAATGAAGCTGGTATCGATACTTACGCTGTTGGTAAAATCAACGATATCTTTAACGGAGCTGGTATCAATCATGACATGGGCCACAACAAGTCAAACAGCCACGGAATTGATACATTATTGAAGACCATGGGACTTGCTGAGTTTGAAAAAGGATTCTCCTTCACAAATTTAGTTGACTTTGATGCCCTTTATGGACACCGTCGCAATGCTCATGGCTACCGTGATTGCTTGCATGAGTTCGATGAACGCTTGCCTGAAATTATTGCAGCTATGCGAGAGAATGACCTTCTCTTGATTACTGCTGACCATGGAAATGACCCAACCTATGCAGGAACAGACCACACTCGTGAATATATTCCACTTTTAGCTTACAGCCCTGCCTTTAAGGGAAATGGTGTCATTCCAGTCGGACATTTTGCAGATATCTCAGCGACAGTTGCGGATAACTTTGGTGTGGAAACTGCCATGATTGGGGAAAGTTTCTTAGATAAATTGGTATAAGATGAAACGCTATGCTTTACTGGTAAGGGGTATTAATGTCGGTGGGAAGAATAAGGTTGTTATGGTGCAACTTCGTCAAGAATTGACAGAGTTGGGACTGGAAAAGGTTGAAACCTACATCAACAGTGGCAACATTTTCTTTACTTCGACAGCTCCCAAAGCCCAATTGGTTGAAAAGTTAGAGGCTTTCTTTGAAATCCATTATCCATTTATTCAGAGCTTTTCCTTGCTGAGTCTTGAGGACTTTGAAGCGGAAATTGAAAATCTACCTGAATGGTGGACCAAAGATCTGGCTCGAAAAGATGTCCTCTTTTATACAGAAGGCTTGGATGTGGATCAAGTCATTGAGAAAGTTGAAAGTTTGGAACTGAAAGATGAAGTGGTTCATTTTGGAAGACTTGGGATTTTCTGGGGGAAGATCTCTGAAGAATCTTACTATGCAACTGCCTATCACAAGTACTTGCTCAAGATGCCTTTTTATCGCAACATCACCATTCGCAATGCAAAAACCTTTGACAAAATTGGTCAAATGTTAAAAAATAATAAAGGAGACACACAATGACATTTTTAGATAAAATCAAGGAAACAGCTGCTTTCCTGAAAGACAAGGGAATCCAAGCGCCTGAGTTCGGTCTAATCCTTGGATCAGGACTTGGAGAATTGGCAGAAGAAATCGAAAATCCAGTTGTAGTAGATTATGCAGACATTCCAAACTGGGGGCGCTCTACAGTAGTCGGTCACGCTGGTAAATTGGTATATGGAGAACTTGCAGGTCGAAAAGTCTTGGCTCTTCAAGGTCGTTTCCATTTCTACGAGGGAAATCCTCTTGAAGTCGTGACTTTCCCAGTACGTGTGATGAAAGTCCTCGGATGTGAAGGTGTCATTGTAACCAATGCAGCTGGAGGTATTGGATTTGGTCCTGGTACCTTGATGGCTATCTCAGACCATATCAATATGACGGGGCAAAACCCATTGATGGGTGAAAACTTGGATGATTTTGGTCCACGTTTCCCAGATATGTCTAAAGCCTACACTCCAGAATACCGTGCTATTGCCCATGAAGTGGCTAAGAAACTTGGTATCAAGCTTGATGAAGGTGTCTATATTGGTGTAACAGGTCCGACTTATGAAACCCCAGCAGAAATTCGTGCCTATAAGACATTGGGAGCAGATGCAGTTGGTATGTCTACTGTTCCTGAAGTTATTGTTGCAGCTCACTCAGGTTTGAAAGTTCTTGGTATTTCATGTATTACTAACCATGCTGCTGGTTTCCAAGAAGAACTCAACCACGAAGAAGTTGTAGAAGTGACTGAACGTGTTAAAGGTGACTTCAAAGGCTTGCTTAAAGCGATTCTTGCTGAATTGTAATGAATACTTATCATAGAAAGGTAGAGTGAAGTGTTCTGATTTGAACACGAGCGGAAAATCTTTCATAACAATAAAAGAAAGGATGGGTAAACCGTATTTGTTGAACTGAATACGGGCGGAGAACTGTGTAAAAAAGATAAACTGTCTAACATCTGCGATGTGTCGTCAGTTTCCTATTTTTCCTTTGTTCTCTGTAGCTATCCTAAATATACAAAAAGAAAGGTAGAGCGAAGTGTTCTAATTTGAACACTAGCGGAAAACTCGGAAAATAGATAATCTGACTGAGAAATCAGGATTTCTCGTCAAATTCCTAATTTTCAGTCGTTTTCTTCTCGCTCTTTATATCATAAACTATGTCTATCCATATTGCTGCTCAGCAGGGTGAAATTGCTGATAAAATTCTTCTTCCTGGGGATCCTCTTCGTGCGAAATTTATTGCGGAAAACTTCCTTGAAGATGCTGTTTGTTTTAACGAAGTGCGTAACATGTTTGGTTACACTGGTACTTACAAGGGTCACCGTGTATCGGTCATGGGAACTGGGATGGGGATGCCATCCATTTCGATTTATGCGCGTGAGTTGATTGTGGACTACGGTGTAAAGAAATTGATCCGTGTGGGAACTGCGGGTTCGTTAAACGAGGATGTTCATGTCCGTGAATTGGTTTTGGCGCAAGCAGCTGCAACCAACTCAAACATCATCCGCAACGACTGGCCACAGTATGATTTCCCACAAATCGCTAGTTTTGACTTGCTAGACAAGGCCTACCATATCGCCAAAGAACTAGGTATGACCACCCACGTTGGGAACGTTTTGTCATCAGATGTCTTTTACTCAAACTACTTTAAAAAGAACATCGAGCTTGGTAAATGGGGAGTCAAGGCTGTGGAAATGGAAGCAGCAGCTCTTTACTATCTTGCTGCCCAACACCACGTCGATGCACTTGCTATCATGACCATTTCTGATAGCTTGGTCAATCCAGATGAAGACACTACGGCAGAAGAACGCCAAAATACCTTCACCGATATGATGAAGGTTGGTTTGGAAACCTTGATTGCAGAGTAAATTGTAAACGAAAATCCTGATTTCACCTGAAATCAGGATTTTTTCATAGATGCGATTTTTTCTGGGTCTGGTGTAACGCGGAGGGTCTTTTGTCCTGTGTAGGTTACAAAACCGGGTTTGCCACCAGTTGGTTTATTGAGTTTCTTGACTTCAATCATATCCACCTGCACGAGATTTGACAAGCGCCCTTTGGAGAAGTAGGCAGCTAGTTCGGCCGCATCTGTTTTAACTTCATCAGATGGGGCAAGATTTCCTGAGATGACGACGTGGCTTCCAGGAATGTCCTTGGCATGGAACCAAAGTTCCTCCTTGCGGGCCATTTTAAAGGTCAATTCCTCATTTTGCAGGTTGTTTCGTCCGACATAGATGATGGTCTTGCCATCGCTCGCCAGATACTGTTCTGGTTTTTTGCGTTTCTGAATTTTCTCGCGTTGGCGTCTTCTAATAAAGCCAGTTTGGATCAATTCTTCACGGATTTCAGCGATTTCCTCCAGCCCAGCTTGATTGAGAACAGTCTCGACACTTTCTAAATAAAGAATGGTAGCCTTGGTTTCTTCGATCAGTTCAGTCAGGTATTTGACTGCTTCTTTGAGTTTCTGGTAACGCTTAAAATAGCGTTGGGCATTCTGACTGGGAGTCAAGGCCTTATCAAGCGCAATGGTGATAGGTTGATTGGTGTAGTAGTTGTCCAAGGTAACCTGATCTTGGTCATTAGGCACTTGGTGGAGGAAGGTTGTCAACAATTCCCCTTTTTGGCGAAATTCCTCAGCATTGTCTGTTGCCAGTAATTCTTTTTCTTGTTTTTTCAGCTTATGTCGATTTTTCTGAAGTTCATTTTCAACACGTCGAATCAGTTCGCTGGCTTGCTGTTTGACACGGTCGCGTTCAGCCTTGTCCTTATAGTAGGTGTCCAGCAAGTCAGAAAGGCTGGCAAAAGGCTCTCCCACCTGATTTACAAAAGGAACTGGGCTGAAGGAAGTCTCTGTTAAGCATGGCTTGGTTTCTTGACTGAAAAAGTTTCGGAAAGTAGACAGTTTATCACTGACAAGAATGTTTTCCAATTCATTTGCCGTATCACGTCCCAGACCTTGAAAGAGACTTTGAAGATTTTTTGCAGTTAGTTCTTGGGTTTGCAGAATTTCAAAGAGTTTTTCATCCTTGACAGTAAAAGGATTGAGAGACTCGGTGCTTGGTGGAGCGAGATAGGTCGATCCGGGGAGCAAGGTGCGGTAGCTATTTTGTGAAAAGCCAACGTGTTTAATAACTTCGAGGATTCTATGGCTGCTTTTATCCACGAGGAGAATATTACTGTGTTTGCCCATGATTTCGATAATCAAGGTAGCCTGAATATGGTCCCCAATCTCATTTTTATTGGAAACTGTAATTTCCACAATACGGTCATTTTCGATTTGCTCGATCGACTCAATCAGGGCACCCTGCAAATACTTTCTCAAAACCATGATAAAAGTGGAAGGTTGGGCTGGATTTTCAAAGGTTGTTTGGGTCAGCTGGATGCGACCAAAAACGGGATGAGCAGAGAGGAGCAGGCGATGGCTTTGGCGATTGCTGCGGATTTGCAAGACCAACTCTTGTTCAAAAGGTTGATTGATTTTCTGGATGCGACCATTGACCAACTCTCTTCGCAATTCCTCAACCATATGGTGTAAAAAAAATCCGTCAAATGACATCGTTCTCTCCTTGTGATTGTATTCCATAGTATTATATCAAAAAGGTAGAATAAAATCATGGAAATGTGGTATAATAAAGCCAAGTAAAGAGAATCGAGAAGTACATGTATATTGAAATGGTAGATGAAACTGGTCAAGTTTCACAAGAAATCTTGCAACAAACCCAAGAAATTTTGGAATTTGCAGCCCAAAAAATAGGAAAAGAAGACAAGGAGATGGCAGTTACTTTTGTGACCAACGAGCGTAGCCACGAACTCAACCTCGAGTACCGTGATACGGATCGTCCGACAGATGTCATCAGCCTTGAGTATAAACCAGAGTTGGACATTGCCTTTGATGAAGAAGATTTGCTTGAAAATCCTGAATTAGCAGAGATGATGTCTGAGTTTGATGCCTATATTGGGGAACTGTTCATCTCTATCGATAAAGCGCATGAGCAGGCTGAGGAATATGGCCACAGCTTTGAGCGTGAAATGGGCTTCTTGGCAGTACACGGCTTTTTACATATCAACGGCTACGATCACTACACTCCGGAAGAAGAAGCGGAGATGTTCGGTTTACAAGAAGAAATTTTGACAGCCTATGGACTCACAAGACAATAAACGAAAATGGAAAAATCGTGACCTGGTATCCAGTTTAGAATTTGCCCTTACAGGAATTCTGACTGCTTTCAAGGAAGAACGCAATATGCGAAAACATGCAGTGACGGCTCTAGTAGTCATCCTTGCAGGTTTTGTTTTTCAGGTGTCACGAATCGAATGGCTCTTTCTCCTAATGAGCATTTTCTTGGTAGTGGCTTTTGAGATTATTAACTCCGCTATCGAAAATGTGGTGGATCTAGCCAGTCACTATCACTTTTCTATGTTGGCAAAGAAAGCCAAGGACATGGCAGCAGGAGCCGTGCTAGTTGTCTCTCTTTTTGCTGCAGTGACAGGTGCACTTATCTTTCTCCCACGCATTTGGGATATACTATTTTAAACACTAAGAGGAAATTATGACATTTAAATCAGGCTTTGTAGCTATTTTGGGACGTCCCAATGTTGGGAAGTCAACATTTTTAAATCACGTCATGGGGCAAAAGATTGCCATTATGAGTGACAAGGCGCAGACAACGCGCAATAAAATCATGGGGATTTACACCACAGATAAGGAGCAAATCGTCTTTATCGATACACCTGGGATTCACAAGCCAAAAACAGCTCTTGGAGATTTCATGGTGGAATCTGCTTATAGCACCCTTCGTGAAGTAGATACTGTTCTATTCATGGTGCCAGCTGATGAGCCACGTGGTAAGGGCGACGACATGATTATCGAGCGTCTGAAAGCTGCCAAAGTGCCTGTGATTCTGGTGGTGAATAAGATTGACAAGGTCCATCCAGACCAGCTTTTGGCTCAAATTGATGACTTCCGTAACCAGATGGACTTCAAGGAAATCGTTCCTATTTCAGCTCTTCAAGGAAATAACGTTTCTCGTCTAATCGATATTTTGAGTGAAAATCTGGAGGAAGGGTTCCAGTATTTCCCATCTGATCAAATCACAGATCATCCTGAGCGTTTCTTGGTTTCTGAAATGATCCGTGAGAAAGTCTTGCACCTAACGCGAGAAGAGATTCCTCACTCAGTTGCAGTGGTAGTTGACTCCATGAAGCGTGACGAAGAGACAGACAAGGTTCATATCCGTGCAACCATCATGGTCGAGCGTGATAGTCAAAAAGGTATTATCATCGGTAAAGGTGGCGCCATGCTCAAGAAAATTGGGACCATGGCCCGTCGTGATATCGAACTCATGCTAGGGGACAAGGTTTTCCTAGAAACTTGGGTCAAGGTCAAGAAAAACTGGCGTGATAAAAAGCTAGATTTGGCTGACTTTGGCTATAATGAAAAAGAATACTAAGTAGAGGTGGGCTCATGCCTGCTTCTTGTTTTTACAGAAGGAGGATTTATGCCTGAATTACCAGAGGTTGAAACGGTTCGTCGTGGCTTAGAAAAATTGATTTTGGGAAAGAAGATTTCGAGTGTAGAGATTCGTTATCCCAAGATGGTCAAGACAGATTTGGACGAGTTTCAAAAGGAATTGCCTGGTCAAGTTGTTGTGTCAATGGGACGTCGTGGAAAATATTTGCTTTTTTACCTAACAGACAAGGTCTTGATTTCCCATCTGCGGATGGAGGGCAAGTATTTTTACTATCCAGACCAGGTTCCTGAACGCAAGCATGCCCATATTTTCATTGAGTTTGAAGATGGAGGCACGCTTGTTTATGAGGATGTACGCAAGTTTGGTACCATGGAACTATTGGTGCATGAACTTTTGGATGCCTACTTTGTTTCTAAAAAACTAGGGCCTGAGCCAATAGAGCAGGATTTTGATTTGCAGTCCTTCCAAGCTGCCCTATCCAAATCTAAAAAGCCTATCAAATCTCACCTTCTAGACCAAACCTTGGTCGCTGGCCTTGGAAATATCTATGTGGATGAGGTTCTCTGGCGAGCTCAGGTCCATCCAGCTAGATCTTCCCAGACTTTGACAGCAGACGAAACGTCAGCTATACATAACCAGACCATTGCTGTTTTGGGTCAGGCTGTTGAAAACGGGGGCTCAACTATTCGAACCTATACCAATGCCTTTGGGGAAGACGGAACCATGCAGGACTTCCATCAGGTTTATGATAAGACTGGACAAGCATGTTCGCG
This window of the Streptococcus sp. D7B5 genome carries:
- a CDS encoding phosphopentomutase, with amino-acid sequence MSKFNRIHLVVLDSVGIGAAPDANNFVNAGVPDGASDTLGHISKTVGLNVPNMAKIGLGNIPRETPLKTVPAESNPTGYVTKLEEVSLGKDTMTGHWEIMGLNITEPFDTFWNGFPEEILTKIEEFSGRKVIREANKPYSGTAVIDDFGPRQMETGELIIYTSADPVLQIAAHEDIIPLDELYRICEYARSITLERPALLGRIIARPYVGEPGNFTRTANRRDLAVSPFAPTVLDKLNEAGIDTYAVGKINDIFNGAGINHDMGHNKSNSHGIDTLLKTMGLAEFEKGFSFTNLVDFDALYGHRRNAHGYRDCLHEFDERLPEIIAAMRENDLLLITADHGNDPTYAGTDHTREYIPLLAYSPAFKGNGVIPVGHFADISATVADNFGVETAMIGESFLDKLV
- a CDS encoding DUF1697 domain-containing protein; its protein translation is MKRYALLVRGINVGGKNKVVMVQLRQELTELGLEKVETYINSGNIFFTSTAPKAQLVEKLEAFFEIHYPFIQSFSLLSLEDFEAEIENLPEWWTKDLARKDVLFYTEGLDVDQVIEKVESLELKDEVVHFGRLGIFWGKISEESYYATAYHKYLLKMPFYRNITIRNAKTFDKIGQMLKNNKGDTQ
- a CDS encoding purine-nucleoside phosphorylase; amino-acid sequence: MTFLDKIKETAAFLKDKGIQAPEFGLILGSGLGELAEEIENPVVVDYADIPNWGRSTVVGHAGKLVYGELAGRKVLALQGRFHFYEGNPLEVVTFPVRVMKVLGCEGVIVTNAAGGIGFGPGTLMAISDHINMTGQNPLMGENLDDFGPRFPDMSKAYTPEYRAIAHEVAKKLGIKLDEGVYIGVTGPTYETPAEIRAYKTLGADAVGMSTVPEVIVAAHSGLKVLGISCITNHAAGFQEELNHEEVVEVTERVKGDFKGLLKAILAEL
- the deoD gene encoding purine-nucleoside phosphorylase; protein product: MSIHIAAQQGEIADKILLPGDPLRAKFIAENFLEDAVCFNEVRNMFGYTGTYKGHRVSVMGTGMGMPSISIYARELIVDYGVKKLIRVGTAGSLNEDVHVRELVLAQAAATNSNIIRNDWPQYDFPQIASFDLLDKAYHIAKELGMTTHVGNVLSSDVFYSNYFKKNIELGKWGVKAVEMEAAALYYLAAQHHVDALAIMTISDSLVNPDEDTTAEERQNTFTDMMKVGLETLIAE
- the pavA gene encoding Rqc2 family fibronectin-binding protein PavA, translated to MSFDGFFLHHMVEELRRELVNGRIQKINQPFEQELVLQIRSNRQSHRLLLSAHPVFGRIQLTQTTFENPAQPSTFIMVLRKYLQGALIESIEQIENDRIVEITVSNKNEIGDHIQATLIIEIMGKHSNILLVDKSSHRILEVIKHVGFSQNSYRTLLPGSTYLAPPSTESLNPFTVKDEKLFEILQTQELTAKNLQSLFQGLGRDTANELENILVSDKLSTFRNFFSQETKPCLTETSFSPVPFVNQVGEPFASLSDLLDTYYKDKAERDRVKQQASELIRRVENELQKNRHKLKKQEKELLATDNAEEFRQKGELLTTFLHQVPNDQDQVTLDNYYTNQPITIALDKALTPSQNAQRYFKRYQKLKEAVKYLTELIEETKATILYLESVETVLNQAGLEEIAEIREELIQTGFIRRRQREKIQKRKKPEQYLASDGKTIIYVGRNNLQNEELTFKMARKEELWFHAKDIPGSHVVISGNLAPSDEVKTDAAELAAYFSKGRLSNLVQVDMIEVKKLNKPTGGKPGFVTYTGQKTLRVTPDPEKIASMKKS
- the ybeY gene encoding rRNA maturation RNase YbeY, giving the protein MYIEMVDETGQVSQEILQQTQEILEFAAQKIGKEDKEMAVTFVTNERSHELNLEYRDTDRPTDVISLEYKPELDIAFDEEDLLENPELAEMMSEFDAYIGELFISIDKAHEQAEEYGHSFEREMGFLAVHGFLHINGYDHYTPEEEAEMFGLQEEILTAYGLTRQ
- a CDS encoding diacylglycerol kinase; amino-acid sequence: MDSQDNKRKWKNRDLVSSLEFALTGILTAFKEERNMRKHAVTALVVILAGFVFQVSRIEWLFLLMSIFLVVAFEIINSAIENVVDLASHYHFSMLAKKAKDMAAGAVLVVSLFAAVTGALIFLPRIWDILF
- the era gene encoding GTPase Era, encoding MTFKSGFVAILGRPNVGKSTFLNHVMGQKIAIMSDKAQTTRNKIMGIYTTDKEQIVFIDTPGIHKPKTALGDFMVESAYSTLREVDTVLFMVPADEPRGKGDDMIIERLKAAKVPVILVVNKIDKVHPDQLLAQIDDFRNQMDFKEIVPISALQGNNVSRLIDILSENLEEGFQYFPSDQITDHPERFLVSEMIREKVLHLTREEIPHSVAVVVDSMKRDEETDKVHIRATIMVERDSQKGIIIGKGGAMLKKIGTMARRDIELMLGDKVFLETWVKVKKNWRDKKLDLADFGYNEKEY
- the mutM gene encoding DNA-formamidopyrimidine glycosylase, whose amino-acid sequence is MPELPEVETVRRGLEKLILGKKISSVEIRYPKMVKTDLDEFQKELPGQVVVSMGRRGKYLLFYLTDKVLISHLRMEGKYFYYPDQVPERKHAHIFIEFEDGGTLVYEDVRKFGTMELLVHELLDAYFVSKKLGPEPIEQDFDLQSFQAALSKSKKPIKSHLLDQTLVAGLGNIYVDEVLWRAQVHPARSSQTLTADETSAIHNQTIAVLGQAVENGGSTIRTYTNAFGEDGTMQDFHQVYDKTGQACSRCGTVIEKFQLGGRGTHFCPQCQRRD